Proteins encoded by one window of Kribbella flavida DSM 17836:
- a CDS encoding glycoside hydrolase family 3 C-terminal domain-containing protein, whose amino-acid sequence MSTSPPSTPPSTPPTPSSDSSPPPFRDPARKLPERIGDLLDRLTLPEKLGLLHQHQAAVPRLGVASFRTGTEALHGVAWLGPATVFPQAIGLAASWNTELLQAVGSAIGDEVRAFHRRDPAQVGLNVWAPVVNPLRDPRWGRNEEGYSEDPWLTGLLAVAYGQGLTGTAPGPLKTAPTLKHFLAYNNETDRCTTSSNLPPRVLHDYELPAFRAPIAAGAAVAVMPSYNLVNGRPAHLSPLINDALRSWTEDDLLVVSDAGAPANLYELQRYYADGPTAYAAALCAGVDSFTQDDNDAGPSTRHLTAALDRGLLTQDDIDQAVRHALAVRFRLGEFDPPELDPYAALDDEVVGCPEHRQLAQEAARQSIVLLKHECHVLPLDPATTRRVAIVGPLADTLYEDWYSGTLPYRVTARDGLVERLGAEAVEFCEGVDRVELRVPGGCLSAGEDGVLGLGPSGGFDLFDWGGAAWTLRSVQTGSYVTVTDGGVLRADHPGPSTWEVNETFELCPAGETSAVLRHRNSGRFVTVQPDGSVTATAEDADSATAFAVVTLVDGAAVAAELAARADVAIVVAGNHPLVNGRETEDREALDLPAGQDRLVRAVHAANSRTVLVMSSSYPFSVEWADEHLPALLWSAHGGQEYGRALADVLFGDTDPSGRLPQTWYRSAADLPDLLDYDIVATDATYLYYRGRPLYPFGHGLSYTTFAYSDLRLCSTSVPADGVLQVSLTVTNTGSRAGREVVQLYTHQQRSRAKQPLRQLRDFRRVSLAAGESIQVHFELPAAELAFFDVTRNRRCVETARHSVLVGRFCTDTRLTAAFDVHGERIPPRAISGGPLAATAFDEYCAVTLTDTTPVRGDAVRSLEAGAWLLFEDVDLSAGPGRCVATVASEHARSATLELRLDDPLRGTLLGTIDVPPTGHRHTWTDQVATLAPADGVRALYVVFSSEEISLEKLTFLFH is encoded by the coding sequence ATGAGCACCTCCCCGCCCAGTACGCCGCCCAGTACGCCGCCCACCCCGTCGTCCGACTCCTCCCCTCCCCCGTTCCGCGACCCGGCCCGCAAGCTGCCCGAGCGGATCGGCGATCTGCTCGACCGGCTGACGCTGCCGGAGAAGCTGGGGCTGCTGCACCAGCACCAGGCCGCCGTTCCCCGGCTCGGCGTCGCGTCCTTCCGGACCGGCACCGAAGCCCTGCACGGCGTCGCCTGGCTCGGCCCGGCCACCGTCTTCCCGCAGGCGATCGGCCTCGCCGCCAGCTGGAACACCGAGCTGCTGCAGGCCGTCGGCTCGGCGATCGGCGACGAGGTGCGGGCGTTCCACCGCCGTGATCCCGCCCAGGTCGGCCTGAACGTCTGGGCGCCGGTGGTCAACCCGCTGCGCGATCCGCGGTGGGGCCGCAACGAGGAGGGCTACTCGGAGGATCCCTGGCTCACCGGGCTGCTGGCCGTCGCCTACGGCCAGGGGCTGACCGGGACCGCGCCCGGCCCGTTGAAGACCGCGCCGACGCTCAAGCACTTCCTCGCCTACAACAACGAGACGGACCGCTGCACGACGTCGAGCAACCTGCCGCCGCGCGTCCTGCACGACTACGAACTGCCGGCCTTCCGGGCCCCGATCGCGGCCGGTGCGGCCGTCGCGGTGATGCCGTCGTACAACCTGGTGAACGGACGGCCCGCCCACCTCAGCCCGTTGATCAACGACGCCCTGCGCAGCTGGACCGAGGACGACCTGCTGGTGGTCAGCGACGCCGGCGCGCCCGCGAACCTGTACGAGCTCCAGCGGTATTACGCCGACGGGCCGACGGCGTACGCGGCCGCGCTCTGCGCCGGGGTCGACAGCTTCACGCAGGACGACAACGACGCAGGACCGTCGACGCGGCACCTGACCGCCGCTCTGGACCGTGGTCTGCTGACCCAGGACGACATCGACCAGGCCGTCCGGCACGCACTGGCCGTGCGCTTCCGGCTGGGCGAGTTCGACCCGCCCGAGCTCGACCCGTACGCCGCCCTGGACGACGAGGTCGTCGGCTGCCCCGAGCACCGGCAGCTCGCGCAGGAAGCGGCCCGGCAGTCGATCGTGCTGCTCAAGCACGAGTGCCACGTGCTGCCGCTGGACCCCGCGACCACCCGGCGGGTCGCGATCGTCGGCCCGCTCGCCGACACCCTCTACGAGGACTGGTACTCCGGCACCCTGCCGTACCGCGTGACCGCCCGTGACGGTCTGGTCGAGCGGCTGGGCGCGGAGGCCGTGGAGTTCTGCGAAGGCGTCGACCGGGTCGAGCTCCGCGTGCCCGGCGGCTGCCTGAGCGCGGGCGAGGACGGCGTCCTGGGGCTGGGTCCGTCCGGCGGGTTCGATCTCTTCGACTGGGGTGGCGCGGCCTGGACGCTTCGGTCGGTGCAGACCGGGTCGTACGTCACGGTGACCGATGGCGGTGTGCTGAGAGCCGACCACCCGGGCCCGAGCACCTGGGAGGTCAACGAGACCTTCGAGCTCTGCCCCGCCGGCGAAACCAGCGCGGTGCTCCGGCACCGCAACAGCGGCCGCTTCGTGACCGTGCAGCCGGACGGGTCGGTGACGGCGACCGCCGAGGACGCGGACTCCGCGACGGCGTTCGCCGTGGTGACGCTCGTCGACGGCGCCGCGGTGGCCGCCGAGCTGGCCGCCCGCGCCGACGTCGCAATCGTTGTTGCAGGCAACCATCCGCTGGTCAACGGCCGGGAGACCGAGGACCGCGAGGCGCTGGACCTGCCGGCCGGCCAGGACCGGCTGGTCCGGGCCGTGCACGCGGCCAACTCCCGGACGGTGCTGGTGATGTCGAGCAGCTACCCGTTCTCGGTCGAGTGGGCCGACGAGCACCTGCCCGCGCTGCTCTGGTCGGCGCACGGCGGTCAGGAGTACGGCCGGGCGCTGGCCGACGTCCTGTTCGGCGACACGGACCCGTCCGGCCGGTTGCCGCAGACCTGGTACCGGTCCGCCGCGGACCTGCCCGACCTGCTCGACTACGACATCGTCGCCACCGACGCCACGTACCTGTACTACCGGGGCAGGCCGCTCTACCCGTTCGGCCACGGCCTGAGCTACACCACCTTCGCGTACTCCGACCTGCGGCTGTGCTCGACCTCCGTACCCGCCGACGGTGTGCTCCAGGTGAGCCTGACCGTCACGAACACCGGGTCCAGAGCCGGCCGCGAGGTGGTCCAGCTGTACACGCACCAGCAGCGGTCCCGTGCCAAGCAGCCGCTGCGTCAGCTGCGCGACTTCCGGCGGGTCTCGCTGGCGGCGGGCGAAAGCATTCAGGTGCACTTCGAGCTGCCGGCCGCCGAGCTGGCGTTCTTCGACGTCACCCGCAACCGGCGCTGCGTCGAAACCGCCCGGCACAGCGTCCTGGTCGGCCGGTTCTGCACCGACACCCGGCTGACAGCGGCGTTCGACGTGCACGGCGAACGGATCCCGCCGCGCGCGATCAGCGGCGGACCGCTGGCCGCGACGGCGTTCGACGAGTACTGCGCGGTCACGCTCACCGATACGACGCCGGTCCGCGGCGACGCCGTCCGGTCGCTGGAAGCGGGCGCCTGGCTGCTCTTCGAGGACGTCGACCTGTCAGCCGGACCCGGTCGCTGCGTTGCGACCGTCGCGTCCGAGCACGCCCGATCCGCGACGCTCGAACTCAGGCTCGACGACCCGCTGCGGGGGACCCTGCTGGGCACCATCGACGTCCCGCCGACCGGTCACCGCCACACCTGGACCGACCAGGTCGCGACCCTCGCGCCGGCTGACGGCGTACGGGCCCTGTACGTCGTCTTCTCCAGCGAGGAGATCTCGCTGGAGAAGCTGACGTTCCTGTTCCACTAG